The following coding sequences are from one Salvia splendens isolate huo1 unplaced genomic scaffold, SspV2 ctg1031, whole genome shotgun sequence window:
- the LOC121788403 gene encoding RING-H2 finger protein ATL65-like yields MRHRHPLSPAPAPHPQHPPSPSPKSSAATQPQTTPSSSASEFASPPPSKLPVDFSPPLIAMVVIIATAFVIITYSRLLSRHFIHAYRRYRRWRRRRRRYVPSSSAGDIESPPYIYDPTDAFHVLSPYGLDESIIKGIPLSVYTRKSGFYDCAVCLLEFEENDYVRTLPVCSHAFHVDCIDIWLRSQANCPLCRAGIFRPDSPFTPLMAARIRPSLDDIIIESTILEPLSEISAESESEAEAEAVTEGEITQEPSPRRNNQSEDRFNRRDFLLKRSYSFGFERNLGSERLVLEPVTSSPWRYRIGGGGGSVWSKRPSPFSSLTKHRVFSFRYYRGMKSPFFRRRSIGSFFPLSESSARAGLSSGGSSRRTKSFASPMFMRSSAAAGALFSSSRLRSGDPEALLSPERFSKR; encoded by the coding sequence ATGCGCCACCGCCACCCTCTGTCACCTGCTCCGGCGCCCCATCCCCAGCATCCTCCGTCTCCTTCTCCCAAATCCTCCGCGGCAACACAGCCACAGACAACGCCTTCTTCTTCCGCCTCGGAATTCGCTTCCCCGCCGCCGTCCAAGCTGCCGGTTGACTTCAGCCCGCCGCTGATCGCCATGGTCGTCATAATCGCCACGGCTTTCGTCATCATCACCTACTCGCGCCTCCTCTCTCGCCACTTCATCCACGCCTACCGCCGCTACAGGCGCTGGAGGCGGCGCCGGCGGAGGTACGTCCCGTCGTCGTCCGCCGGAGACATCGAGTCGCCGCCGTATATCTACGACCCGACCGACGCGTTTCACGTGCTCTCGCCGTACGGCCTCGACGAATCGATCATCAAAGGCATTCCTCTCTCCGTCTACACGCGGAAGAGCGGCTTCTACGACTGCGCCGTGTGCTTGCTGGAGTTCGAAGAGAACGACTACGTGCGTACGCTACCGGTTTGCTCACACGCTTTCCATGTCGACTGCATCGATATATGGCTTCGGTCGCAAGCTAACTGCCCGCTCTGCCGCGCCGGAATATTCCGTCCGGACTCACCGTTCACGCCGCTGATGGCGGCGAGGATCCGACCGAGCCTCGACGATATCATTATCGAGAGCACAATTTTGGAGCCTCTCTCCGAGATCTCGGCGGAATCGGAATCAGAAGCTGAAGCGGAAGCGGTTACAGAAGGAGAAATCACTCAGGAACCCTCACCACGGCGGAATAATCAATCAGAGGACAGGTTTAACCGCCGCGATTTTCTATTGAAGCGATCGTATTCGTTCGGATTCGAACGGAATTTAGGATCGGAGAGATTAGTGCTGGAGCCGGTGACATCCTCGCCGTGGCGGTACCGgatcggcggcggaggaggaagcGTGTGGAGCAAACGCCCCTCCCCGTTCAGCTCGCTGACGAAACATAGGGTTTTCTCATTCCGCTACTACCGCGGCATGAAATCCCCATTCTTCCGGCGGCGGAGCATCGGCAGCTTCTTCCCCCTCTCCGAGTCGAGCGCGCGCGCCGGCCTGTCGAGCGGCGGGTCGTCGCGGCGGACGAAATCGTTCGCCAGCCCGATGTTCATGCGGTCGTCGGCGGCGGCGGGAGCGCTTTTCTCGTCGAGCCGGCTGCGGAGCGGCGATCCGGAGGCGCTGCTCTCGCCGGAGAGATTCAGCAAACGGTGA